The Streptomyces sp. NBC_00659 genomic interval TCGTGTGATGCCACGCCCATCTCGCCCGGTGCAGCGCCCACCTTCGTGTGACATTGCGGGCACCGCACCCGGGAGGCGTGTACGAGTGGGTGTTTCGGTGGTCTCGTCCCCTCTCGGGAGTTCGCTGTGCCTTCTGTCGCTTCCTCGGTCCATGTTCTCGTCCCGGTGCCGAAGGGCGGGGCATCCACGGAAGTGGCGGAGCACCGGCTCTCGTGGGAGGGCTACGGGTACACCGCGCGGGTCGCCCGGCACGGCCCCCCCGTCACGGAGCCGCTGCTCGTGCTCGGCGGGTCGGACCAGACGCGGTACTCGTGGATGCGGCACGAGCGGTGGCTCGGGGAACTCGGGACCGTCGTCACCGTGGATCTGCCCGGGTTCGGGGACGCGGACTTCCTGCCCGTCGAGCACGGGATCGACTTCCTGGCCGAGTGCGCGGGCCACATGCTGCGCCGGCTCGGTCTCGGCCCGGTCAACCTGTTCGCGGGGTGCTACGGCGCGGCGGTCGGGCTCCGGCTCGCCCAGCGGTATCCGGAACTGCTGCGCCGGGTCGCCGTGCAGGGGATGTCGGACCATATTCCGGACTGGTTCGCCGAGGCGCTCGTGGGCTGGGTCCGGCTTCTGGAACAGGGACGCGTCGAGGAGACCGCCGAGGAGTTCGTACGGTGCTTCGTACCGCCGCCCGGCGACCGCACCGTACGCAAGCACGCCGCGCTGACCCGGCTCATGTACCAGCAGTTCGCGGCGCAGACGCCGCGCGACGTCACCGTGACGGTCGAGCGGAACCGGAGGCTGCTGGCCCACGAGTGGTACCGGCGAGCGCCTGTCCCCGCGGTCCCGTATCTCGTGTTCACCGGCGAGCACGACACCCTGACCACGCCCGGCATGGTCCGCTCGGTGGCGGCAGACCTGCCGGGCGCGTGGTTCACCACGATCGCGGAGTGCGGCCATCTGGCCCATCTCCAGCGGCCCCAGGACCTCTGCGATCTGCTCGTCCGCTTCTTCCGCGACGGACGGCCGCAGGACGCGGGCCTGTCCTACTGCGGGCCCTTCGAGCGGTATTAGTGCCCCGACAGGCAATCTGCCGGGGCACCAGGACCTGCTGCAATGTTCGCGCGACGGGGCGAACGTTGCCTGCCGGGGCGCCGGAGCCGTCGCGGAGGGGTCAGCGCAGCTCCTCCGGGCACGGTGTCCCCCGGGGGAGCTGGTACGGCGCCGCGACCCGGTAGGTGCCCGGCTTCGGGGCGAGCAGCTCCGTCCAGATGTCGCCCGCCGCGGTCTCCTCCGTCGGCGTCAGGCAGCCGTTGAGGTTCTCGTACGTCTTCGGGGCGTCGTCCGTGCGGCGCTTCGACGCCTTCGTCTCCTGGGGCGCCTTCAGGCTCTTGCCGTCCTCGTCCACGATGCTCAGCCACGGCGAGTACGGGATGCGGATGAGGATGCGGCCCGCCTGCTTCACCTCGATGGTCATCTCGCCCTGCTCGGCCAGGTCGACCACGGCGTGCGGCTCGGCGAGCGGGGTGGGGTCGGTGACGGTGAAGAGCTGCCAGTTGGCGTCGCCCCAGATCTGCCGCAGATACGGCATGCCCCGCTGGACGAGCTCGCGTTCGCGCTGGCCGCCGTCGCCGTCCGGTTCGCCCTTGGGCAGCACGACGTAGTGGATCGCCCAGCGCTGGAGCCACTCGTGGTAGTTCGCGGAGTTGAGCGTGTCGTCGTAGAAGAGCGGGTTGCGCTCCATGTCGGCCTGACGGTTCCAGCCGCGGGCGAGGTTCACGTAAGGGGCGAGGGCGGAGGCCTCCCGGTGCGAGCGGGCGGGGACCACCTCGACGCGGCCCTTCTCGGCATCCACGAGCTGGAGCTGGTTGACGAGCGGAGCCAGCTCGCGCGCCCAGGACGCCGCCGGGGTCGTGTGCACGATGTCGTCGACCGTCTTGAAGCCGATCCAGCCGGTGAACACGGCGAGGGCGATGACGGTGGCGTACCACTTCCGTGACTTCGGCACGTTGAAGGGCAGCGCGGCGACCAGGGCGACTCCCGCGAACAGCATCGCCAGGCGCGTGATGTTCGAGCCGATCTGGGAGCTGATCAGCCAGACGAGGAGCACGGCGAGGCCGTACACCGCCGCCGTGATCCGTACCGTCGTCCACTCCTTGGGCACCACGTAGTAGACGGCGGCGGCGGACGCGAACGGCAGGATGACCGAGAAGAACGTCATCGGCTGCGTGCCCGAGAAGGGGAACAGCAGAGCCGAGAGCCCGACCACGACCGTCGGGGCGATACCGAGCGCGTAGGCGCCGGGCCGGCGCCTCTGGAGGAACATGGCCGCGGCCAGCAGGCCCACGAACAGTCCGGCGACCGGTGAGGCGGCCGTCGCGAGCGCGGCCAGCGGCGCCGCGCACAGGGCCTTCGCCCAGCGTTTGTAGCGCCAGCGGTGGGGCCAGCAGAAGACGACGGCGACCGCGCCGAGCGCGAACGCCGTGCCGAGGCCGTACGTCACCCGGCCGGAGATCGCGTTGCAGACCAACGCGAAGATGCCCGCGAGCGAGGTGGCGATCGGGTTCCGGACGGCGCGGCTGCGCACGAGAATCAGCGTCAGCAGACCGGCCGAGACCGTCCCGGCGATCATCATCGTCGTCCGGACGCCGAGCACCGACATCAGATACGGCGACACCACGCTGTAGGAGACCGGGTGCATTCCGCCGTACCAGGCGAGGTTGTACGCCGAGTCCGGGTGCCGACCGACGAACTCCGCCCACGCGTCCTGCGCCGCGAGGTCACCACCACTGTTCGCGAACGTGAAGAACCACACGATGTGGAGCACGCCGGCGAAGGCGGTGAGGAGAAGGACGGGGTAACGCCGGAGAAGGCCGAGCGGCGCGGCTCCGGCTGTCGCGGCGGTCGCGGCGGTCGCGGCCGACTCTGTCCCGCCTGCTTCCCCGGGCTCCCCGGCGGCGCCACCGCCCGGGTGCACGACTGCGCCCGCGCTCGCGCCCGGGTCCGCGATTGTGTCTGCGCTCGCGCCCGAGTCCGCGACTGTGCCCGGGTCCGCGATTGTGTCTGTGCCTGTGCCTGTGTCCGCGACTACGTCACGGACCGCCTCGCGCGTGCCGGCGCGCAGCGGTATTCGCGGGCCCGTTCCCTGGCCCCCATCGGCGTCGTCGGTGTGTGTCGGCTCCGCTGTCGCCACTGCAAGGTTCTCCCCGTGTCCCGTTGGTCCGTTCTGGGCCGGGACCCGCGGCTCGCGAGCAGCCCCGATTAGCGCGACGCTAGCACGCACTCCGCCGGACAGCCCCCGAGTGGGGCGCCGTCCGGCGGAGTGCGGGTGCGCGTGCCGCTCCCAGCCGTACGTCACCGATGCGTGTGCGCGTACGTCACCGGTGCGTGTGCCCGCTCAGCCGACCCGGGTCACCTTCGCGCCGAAGCCGGGCTCGGCCAGGTCCGACTGGAGCGCGACGGGGATCCGTACGGCCTCGCTGGAACCGTCGCCGACCCTCAGCTCGCCGACGACCGTGCCGGCCTTGCCGGTGTGCGGGACGGCCGACTCGCCCTGGCCGATGCTCAGCTTGGTCTTCAGACCGGGCCAGCCGATCGCGGTCATGTTCTTGGTGGCGACGACCGGGGTACGGCCGCCGAGCTGGTCGTCCACGTAGCCGACGACCTGGCCCTTCTTCACCACCGTGGCGGTGACCAGGCTCTTCTGGACCTTGTCGATCAGCTTCTGGCTGTTGGTGATCGCCAGCTGGAGGCTGTCCCAGACCTTGCCGGTGCCGGCGTCCTGGTTCATGACCGCGCCGTAGATCGTCTGCGTCTTGCCGTCCACCACCTTGGTCGCGGCCCACACCAGGTTGCCGCCCGCGGGCGTCGACGAGCCGGTCTTCAGACCGATCACGCCGACCTGCTTGACCAGCAGATCGTTGTTGTTGTAGATCGTGTTGGCCAGCCCCGGGATGTCCGCCTTGGCCATCCCGACGATGCTGCGGAACACGTCGTTCTTCATGACCTGCTTGGCCAGCTTGATCTGGTCGGTGGCCGTGCTGACCGTCGTCTTCTGCAGACCGCTCGGGTCCGTGTACGTCGTGTTCGTCATGCCGAGGTTCTTGGCCGCGGCGTTCATCTTGGTGACGAAGCTCTTGCTGTCGGAGTCCCAGCGGGCCAGCAGCCGCGCCACGTTGTTGCCCGAGGGGATCATCAGCATCTGGAGCATCTGACGCTCGGTGAACTGCTGCCCCTTGGACAGCGCCGCGGTCGACTCGTCCGGCAGCTTCGACTCGTCCTCGGCCTGCTGGTCGACGGTGATCTTCTCGCCGTCCTCGTTCCCCTTCAGCGGGTGCTCCTGAAGGATCACGTACGCCGTCATGATCTTGGCGACGCTCGCCGTGGGGGCAGGGGCCTGCTTGCCGTCGGTACCGAGGCTGCCCACGCCGTCCACCTCGATCGCGGACTGGCCCTGCCCGGGCCAGGGCAGGTCGAGGGTGCCGCCGCCGAAGGTGTACGTGCTGTCGGCGCTGAGCGTGAGAGCCGCGGCCGGCAGCGGGCGGAAGGCCTGCGCGACTGCAAAGATCACCGCGAGCAACAGAACCAGCGGCGTCCAGATCTTGACCCGCCGTACGAGGGTGCGGACCGGGGTCTGCGGCGGCGGCGGAGTGTTCGTCAGCTCGGCGAGCAGGTCCAGCGGGGGCTTCGGCGGAAGCGGGAGCTGGGTGGTGCGCTCGGGGCCGACCTGCGGAATGGCCGCGGTGGCCGCCGCGGGCTTGTCGACGAACTTGGGCGCGGGGGCGGGGGCGGGGGCAGGCGCGGACGCGGTCC includes:
- a CDS encoding alpha/beta fold hydrolase, which translates into the protein MPSVASSVHVLVPVPKGGASTEVAEHRLSWEGYGYTARVARHGPPVTEPLLVLGGSDQTRYSWMRHERWLGELGTVVTVDLPGFGDADFLPVEHGIDFLAECAGHMLRRLGLGPVNLFAGCYGAAVGLRLAQRYPELLRRVAVQGMSDHIPDWFAEALVGWVRLLEQGRVEETAEEFVRCFVPPPGDRTVRKHAALTRLMYQQFAAQTPRDVTVTVERNRRLLAHEWYRRAPVPAVPYLVFTGEHDTLTTPGMVRSVAADLPGAWFTTIAECGHLAHLQRPQDLCDLLVRFFRDGRPQDAGLSYCGPFERY
- a CDS encoding MFS transporter, whose product is MATAEPTHTDDADGGQGTGPRIPLRAGTREAVRDVVADTGTGTDTIADPGTVADSGASADTIADPGASAGAVVHPGGGAAGEPGEAGGTESAATAATAATAGAAPLGLLRRYPVLLLTAFAGVLHIVWFFTFANSGGDLAAQDAWAEFVGRHPDSAYNLAWYGGMHPVSYSVVSPYLMSVLGVRTTMMIAGTVSAGLLTLILVRSRAVRNPIATSLAGIFALVCNAISGRVTYGLGTAFALGAVAVVFCWPHRWRYKRWAKALCAAPLAALATAASPVAGLFVGLLAAAMFLQRRRPGAYALGIAPTVVVGLSALLFPFSGTQPMTFFSVILPFASAAAVYYVVPKEWTTVRITAAVYGLAVLLVWLISSQIGSNITRLAMLFAGVALVAALPFNVPKSRKWYATVIALAVFTGWIGFKTVDDIVHTTPAASWARELAPLVNQLQLVDAEKGRVEVVPARSHREASALAPYVNLARGWNRQADMERNPLFYDDTLNSANYHEWLQRWAIHYVVLPKGEPDGDGGQRERELVQRGMPYLRQIWGDANWQLFTVTDPTPLAEPHAVVDLAEQGEMTIEVKQAGRILIRIPYSPWLSIVDEDGKSLKAPQETKASKRRTDDAPKTYENLNGCLTPTEETAAGDIWTELLAPKPGTYRVAAPYQLPRGTPCPEELR